GGGCGCCAACCGCTGACCCCCGGATCATCGCCTCTGCGAATCGCAGGGGCCCAAGACATGCCCCGGCGACAACGCCGGAGTGGAAATCTGCCGTGGCGGCAGGCAGGGGCGCTTGCGAAACATTCTTGCAAAAATGATGCGACAAACACGCGGACGCGACGTCCGGGGCCGCTAACATGACGATTTTTCACTGTTGCCCGCACCACTGACCCGGTATCAACGGCGCGAGAGCATGGAGGCCCGCCGTCCCCACGGCAGGCCGTTTGTTAAGGAGAGAACGCAAAATGAAGGTACTCGTGCCTGTCAAACGCGTGATTGACTATAACGTGAAGGTCCGCGTCAAAGCGGACGGAAGCGGTGTCGATCTCGCCAACGTCAAAATGTCGATGAACCCCTTTGACGAAATCGCCGTCGAAGAGGCCATTCGCCTGAAAGAAGCCGGTAAGGCGGATGAGGTCGTTGCGGTCTCGATCGGCGTGAAACAGGCACAGGAAACCCTGCGCACCGCGCTGGCCATGGGCGCAGACCGCGCCATCCTGGTTGTCGCCGCCGATGACGTGCACACCGATATCGAGCCTCTGGCCGTGGCCAAGATCCTCGCCAAGGTCGTCGAGGAAGAGCAGCCCGGTCTGGTGCTCGCAGGCAAGCAGGCGATCGACAACGACATGAACGCCACCGGTCAGATGCTGTCCGCGCTTCTGGGCTGGTCGCAGGGCACCTTTGCCTCCGAAGTCGACATCGACGGCGACAGCGCCAAGGTCACCCGCGAGGTAGACGGCGGTCTGCAGACCATCTCTGTCAAGATGCCCGCCATCGTCACCGTGGACCTGCGCCTCAACGAGCCGCGCTATGCCTCGCTGCCGAACATCATGAAGGCCAAGAAAAAGCCGCTGGACGAGAAAACCGCTGCCGATTACGGCGTCGATGTCTCCCCGCGTCTTGAGATCGTCTCCACCACCGAACCGCAGGCCCGCTCGGCTGGCATCATGGTCGGTTCGGTTGACGAACTGGTTGCGAAACTCAAAGAAGCGGGGGCTGTGTAATGGCTGTTCTTCTCCTTGCTGAAGTGAACAATGGCGAACTGGCGATGGACGCCACCGCCAAGGCTGTCTCCGCCTCCAAGGCGCTGGGTGATGTGACCGTGCTTTGTGCCGGTGCATCGGCTGCTGCCGCAGGCGACGCTGCTGCCAAGATCGACGGCGTGGCCAAGGTGCTGGTCGCCGAGGACGCCTCGCTGGGTCACCGCCTGGCCGAGCCGACTGCAGCGCTGATCGTGTCGCTGGCTGGTGATTACAGCCACATCGTGGCACCTGCGACCACCGACGCCAAGAACGTGCTGCCGCGCGTTGCTGCGCTGCTGGACGTGATGGTGATCTCGGATGTGACCGCTGTTGTCGACGCCGACACTTTCGAGCGTCCGATCTACGCCGGTAACGCGATCCAAACCGTGAAGTCGAAAGACGCCAAGAAGGTCATCTCCTTCCGGACCTCGACCTTCGACGCAGCTGGCGAAGGCGGCTCTGCCGCTGTTGAAACCACCGGCGCAGCCGAGAACCCCGGCCTGTCCGAATGGGTCGAAGACAAGGTTGCCGAAAGCGACCGCCCCGAGCTGACCTCGGCTGGCGTTGTTGTCTCCGGTGGTCGCGGTGTCGGCTCCGAAGAGGACTTCAAACTGATCGAAGGTCTGGCGGACAAGCTGGGCGCTGCGGTTGGTGCGTCCCGTGCTGCGGTCGATTCCGGCTATGCTCCGAACGACTGGCAGGTGGGTCAGACCGGTAAGGTCGTCGCCCCCGAGCTCTATGTCGCGGTCGGCATCTCCGGCGCGATCCAGCACCTGGCGGGCATGAAGGACTCCAAGATCATCGTCGCCATCAACAAGGACGAAGAGGCACCGATCTTCCAGGTTGCCGATTATGGCCTCGTGGCAGACCTGTTCCAGGCCGTCCCCGAACTCACCGAAAAACTGGGCTAAAAGCCCTGGCTCCGGCCCGGCACACGCCGGGCCACACAGAGCCACATGTCATCGAAAAAGGCCCGCATCCGATGCGGGCCTTTTGCGTTCTGTATACTTCGAAAACCAGGCAGCAGGTCGGCCACCCTACTGACCGGCAGCTATCACATGCGGGTCAGCCCGCTGCTTTGCGCTGCCCCAGGATACCCTGCAGCTTCTCAGCCGTGGCGCATCCAATCCGGTTGTGTTCCTTCGGCCCCAGCATATGGCGCGCTGTCGGCAGGTCGAGCGGCCCCATATCCATGCCCATCACGTCATTTGCCAGCCCTGCGGTGGCAACGGGGAGCTCTACCACCCCTTTGACCAAGGGCCTCAGAGAATCGACCATCGCCTGATCGACCAGGACCGGTTCACGTCCGAACATTCCCACACCACCCAGATTATAGCGCAGCCACAGCAGCACCAACCGTCCGTCCATCGCAGTGATGAGATCACCCATGCGACTGACCCACACAGATTGCAGATGCAGGCAGAGGGTTTCAAACCGCTCCTCAGAGACGTTTTTGAGCTCGGTCAGGAGATGCTTGTTGAAATGAAACTCGGTGAAATCCACTTCCGGAAAAAGGGCCTTCAGTTCAGGGCGGGCTTGCAGGAACCGGTCATTCCGGCGCGGATGCACCCGGTAATATTTATTCGACAGGTTCTGGGCGCCCAGAAGCTGGAAGACAGCGATATCTGATTCCTTAGCCACCCTCATAAGGCTGTCATCGCTCATGAAACTGTCCAGCCCCGCGTTCACACCACCAAGGTTGATGCATGGCACATCCAGCAGGGATTCGGCGACGGCGGGAAACGGCTCAGCCACAAAGCGACCAAACACCTCTGTTCCGCCCAGAAATGCGATATAAGGTTCATTCAAGTCGCGTTCGGGTCCACGTACCTGCAGCCTTGAGCCTGCATAGCAACATGTTCCACCCGAAAGCGTCGAAACGCTTTGGAGTTCGTAACTCATAGTCCCACCAATTTTTCACCCGATACTCACTTTGAGCCTGAAAACTTGCAAATTTCCTAAAGCTCAAATTTGGTTAAAATACCCCTGCGCCAGCCTTGTGCCCCCCCCGAAACGACCGATAAGATCACCCGGCAGGCAGCCAGGGAGCCATCGGCATGGAAGTCAAAAAAATCGGCGTAATCGGAGCGGGACAGATGGGCAACGGCATTGCCCATGTCATGGCAGTTGCGGGTTATGACGTTGTTATCAATGATGTAAATCAGACCGCATTGGATGGCGCTATGAGTGCGATCCAGAAGAACCTGGCCCGGCAGGCCAGTCGCGGCAAGATCAGCGAAGAGGACATGAATGCCGCCCTTGCGCGCATCACTCCGACGCTGGCTCTGCCCGATATCGGGGCCACCGATCTGGTCATCGAAGCGGCAACCGAGCGTGAAACCATCAAGCAGGCGATCTTTGAAGATCTGCAACCGCATCTGCAGCCGCATACGATTCTCACCTCGAACACCTCGTCTATCTCGATCACCCGTCTGGCGAGTCGCACCGACCGCCCCGAACGTTTCATGGGCTTCCACTTCATGAACCCGGTGCCAGTGATGCAGCTGGTCGAATTGATCCGCGGTATTGCCACCGACGAGGAGACCTTCACGGCATGTCAGACCGTGGTGGAGCGTCTGGGCAAGACCGCCGCCAGCGCCGAAGATTTCCCCGCCTTCATCGTCAACCGGATCCTGATGCCGATGATCAACGAAGCCGTCTACACCCTCTATGAAGGGGTTGGGTCGGTGAAATCCATCGACGAATCGATGAAGCTGGGCGCCAACCATCCGATGGGGCCGCTGGAACTGGCAGACTTCATCGGCCTGGACACCTGTCTTGCCATCATGAACGTGCTGCACGACGGGCTGGCCGACACCAAATACCGCCCCTGCCCGCTGCTGACCAAATATGTCGAGGCTGGCTGGCTGGGCCGCAAGACACAGCGCGGGTTCTATGACTATCGCGGGGAAACGCCGGTTCCGACGCGCTGATCACCGGGCTTTACAGACTGCTGCGGCGACGGCCCTATCCAAGGGCCTGCCCCGCAGCGGTCAAGCCGCTGCAGCGCGTCCTGTAGCGCATCCATCATTGCAGAAAGCGGATTACTTGTCGTCAGTCGGAGTTTTACTGCCCAGCGACAAGGTATGCTCTCGCAGCCACGCCATGAAGCCGCGCGGATCGCTGTGCAGCCGCTCCATCTGCGCATCCGTCAGCGGCTCTCCGACCACCGGCGCCTGCGGCTTGTTGCAGGAGCGCACGATTTCATGCAGCAGCAGCCCCTGACGCAGGATCGGAGAGATCCGGCAGGCGATCTGATACCAGCGCGAATTCGACCCCGGGAAGAAGATCGGAACCACACGCGCGCCAGAACGGCGGATCAGCTGCGCGGTGAACACATTCCACTCCTGCTCGATAGCAGGGCCAAACCAGCTGTCCGACGACATCACCACACCCGACGGGAACAGCGCCACAACGCCGCCTTCCTTCAGATGGGCCATGGTCTTGGCTCGCATTTCCACCATCTTGCGCTGCGCTTCAGGGTCATGGGGGAACGGCACCGGGATCATGAAGGAGGTCGCCGCCTCATCAAGCCCCGTCAGGACCGAACGCGTCAGAATTCGGTAATCAAGCCGGATGCGACCAATCAGGTCAGCAAAGATCATGCCATCGACCATTCCGTGCGGGTGGTTCGCCACGATCACAACCGGACCTTCGGCGGGAATGTTGCGGATCTGCTCTTCGGGCGTCAGCAGATCGATCCCCATCACGTTCAACGCGCCGCGCCAGAATTTCTGGCCGCGGTACTGGGCGTTCTGCTTTTCGAACTTCTTGACCATGCGCAGAATGGTCAGCTTGCCGGTGAACCATTCGATGGCGCGGATGGCAAGCGAGGTCCAGCGGTCGTCAAAGGAATTGGCATAGGTCAGGGTGCGCCGGTCATAGACCTCGCCCGTCTCCGACTCTGCCTTCAGGCCGCCGTCATGGTCATGCGCCGTATCCGCCACTTTGCCCTTCCCGTCTTCCACAGGTGCTTGTGCCCTTCAGTATCCTTCGCCGAATTTGTCGGCGACAAGAGCCTCCAAAGCCTCTGCCAGAGCCTCTGCGTCCGGCCCCGAAGTATCGACGTCAATAGTCGTTCCTTTCGAGGCTGCCAACATCAAAAGCCCCATGATACTGTCGCCGGAAGCTGACAGACCGTCCTTTGAAACCTCAGCCGTGGCATCAAAGCCTTCGACCACTTCGACCAGCTTTGCGGAGGCACGCGCATGCAGGCCTTTTTCATTTATGATCTTCAGCGTTTTAACTGCCATTGAAGTGTCTTACTCCCCTGCGGGGTTAATGTTCTGCGAGTTGATGTATTTGCGACCCGCCTCCATCGCCTGGCGCACGGCATCGGCAACCGGCAGGTGGCGGGATTTTGCCAGCTTGATCAGCATCGGAAGATTGGCGCCGTAAAGGATGCGCCGATCCGTGGGCGCACAGGCCCGTAGGCTGAGATTGGACGGAGAGCCACCAAACAGGTCTGTAACGATCACAACGCCATCGCCGGTGTCCACATCGTCGGCCGCAATACAGATTTCGCGCTGTTTGTCGTCACGGTCATCGTCAGGCGCAATGGTAATCGCACGCAGGTTCGGCTGCTCGCCAACCACATGCTCAACGGCGGCCAGATACTCTCTGGCCAGCCCCCCATGCGCGACAATAACAATCCCGATCAACCCGGCCTCTCCGTTCCGCTGTTAGCGCTGCAGCTCGCGATGTCTAATTGACACCTGCTGCCCGTCTTCCGCAAGGGTCTTAGCCAGGGTTTCTGCCAGGGTCACCGAACGATGTTGCCCACCGGTACAGCCAAAGGCGATGGAGAGATGCGATTTCCCTTCGCTGCGAAAGGCGGGCAACAAAAACCGGACCATATCCACCACCCGCGCCATGAACCCGTCATACAGCGGGTCCTGTTTCACATAGTCCTGAACCGCAGCGTCGCGGCCATTCAGCGACCGCAGTGCCTCTTCCCAATAGGGGTTTGCCAGGAACCGGCAATCAAAGACCAGATCGACGCTGCGCGGCACACCGCGTTTGTAGGAAAAACTTTGTACGGACAGGGCCAGCGACCGCCCATCCGGCGCGAACCAATGTTCAATCTCGGCCTTCAGCTGGTGCACATTCATTTCGGAGGTGTCGAGCAGCATATCCGCGCGTTCTCGAATTGGCGCCATCAGGTCCTGCTCCCGCGCCACGCCAACCTCGGGCGTTTCTGCCGGGGCCAGTGGGTGCCTGCGCCGTGTTTCCGAATAACGCCGCAACAGAACATCGGGACGGGCATCCAGATAAAGAACCGTCAGCTCCGCGTCCTGCCGCGCCGCCAGCATTTCAATCATGTCGAGAAGGGCACCCGGGGCGAAATCCCGGTTGCGGCTGTCCAGCCCCAACGCCATTGGCGCGCTCACCCCTGCCGCTTCGATCAGGATCGGCAGCAGCCGCAGCGGCAGGTTGTCAATCGCCTCGAACCCCAGATCCTCCAGCACATTGATCGCCGTGGTGCGCCCGGCGCCGGACGGACCGGTGACCAGAACGATCGGCTGTGCATCGGGATCGACGTCAGGCATCAGGGTTCAGGGCTCCACATTTCAGATACTGCAACAGGGCCGGAGCGAAATGCGTTGCCTCCACGCGGTGTATCACGGGAAGATCCAGCCCCAGAATCGTTTCGGCAGACTGGGCCGGAAGCCGCCCGTCTGCAAGCCGGTCCAAGTCCACAATGGCACAGACAGCCGCCTGAGCGGTGTTTTCCGCGTGCAGGATGCCCAGACCGCGCGCTTCGATCAGGCCTGCGGTTGCCTTGGGTGGCCGCGCCACGACGGATCCATCATGAAGCGTGAGCAAAACCCGGTCGTCCGCGACCAGCTGCGCTCCATAGGCCATCAAATGCAGGGCCAGCGCCGATTTCCCACTGCCGGAAGCCCCCCGGATCAGGAGGCCACGCCCGTCAAGCGCTACACAGGAGGCATGTATACAATGGCTAAGGTCCTGCACCATCACAGGACCATCACAAGAGGATCACACCGGCAGGCCGACCACAAACCGCGCACCCAGCGGTTCAGAGGTGATGTCGGCTTCGGTCGGCCGGATATTCTCGGCCCAGATCACACCGCCATGCGCTTCGACGATCTGCTTTGAAATCGCCAGTCCAAGGCCAGAGTTATTGCCAAAATGCTCTTCCGGGCGCTGTGAGTAGAAGCGTTTAAAAATGTTCGATAGCGCCTGTTCGGGAATGCCCGGGCCGGTGTCCTCGACCACAATCAGCACCCGATTGGCCCGGCGTCGCGCCCAGACACGGATCGCATCGCCATCTTCGCAAAAGGAAATCGCATTGGTGATCAGGTTGACGAACACCTGCGCCAGACGCGCCTCAAGTCCCTGAAGCATGATCGGTTGCGGCGGCAAGTCGGCGATATAGTCGATCCCCTTGGAGCGGGCATCTTCGCCAAGGAACTGGTTGAGATTGCCCAGCATGGTCAGGAGGTCGAATTCTTCTTCTTCTTCCTTGACCAGTTCGGCATCCAGTCGGGAAGCATTCGAGATATCGCTCACCAGCCGGTCAAGGCGGCGCACGTCGTGTTCGATCACTTCCATAAGCTTCTCCCGTTGGTCTTCGCGCTTTACCATCCGCAAGGTCCCGACTGCAGATTGCAGACTCGCCAAGGGATTCTTGATCTCATGTGCCACATCAGCTGCAAATTGTTCGTTACTATCGATGCGACTGTAGAGCGCTTTTACCATTCCGCGCAGCGCCCGGCTGAGACGACCAATCTCGTCAGGCCGTGCAGAGAGGTCCGGGATACGTACCCGGCCGGGGTGACTTTTTCGGGCATCACGGTCGCGCCCGCTTTCCGCAGCCTCTGCCAGATCGGCAAGAGGATTGGCTATGGTCGAGGCAAGAACCAGGCTGAGCCCGACGGAAACCAGCAGCGCCACGACGAACATCTGCAACACGCGCTCGCGCTCACCACGCACCAGCGCGTCGATTTCTCCGATGGGAGAGGCCAGGGCCACCACTCCGATGACCTGTCCGTTGTGAAGAATCGGGGCTGCCGCCGAGAAGACCGTACCCCCCCTGGTATCTACGGCAGTATCAACTGTTGCTCCGGCGCCAAGGGTGTGCTCCGCCAACCGGCCCAATTGCGCCTCGAGCGTAAGCCCCGCATCGGCGGTGTTTTCCCCGGATTTGAACACACTGCCCGCCGCCGACCACAGCGCCGACAGCCCGTCGGAGATCAGAGTTTTACCCTTTTGATTTTCATTCAGAGCATTCAACGCATCCGAGCGCGCAACGCCTGTGACGCTGGCGATCAGGGTGCCACTAGCATCGAATACCATGGCTTCGACCCCGCCCCGCAGGCTGATGCCGGACAGGGTGCCCTCGGCATCGATGCCGTCACCGGTGGCAAAGCTGACGCCGCCCACCGCAGGCAATTCAGCTTCGAACACATTTGCGATCAGGGTTGCTTCGGACACTAGCGCGCCCGCCTTTTGGCGAACCAGGCTCTGCCGCGAGGAGTTAAGGTAGAGAATCCCAGCGACAAGGATGATCAGTGCGATCAGGTTGAAGGTGATGATTTTCCGTGTCAAAGGCGAGCCTTTGAGCGAAAATACCCCGCGGCTGGCCCGGCGCACCTGCATCTCTTCCGTCACCGTTTGCTCTGGAGCGACCCAATCGTCGCCCAGAACCACATCCTCACCGGATGGTGGCGGTGTGCTGCCGGTATCGCGCATATCCCCCTGCCTCCCCAAACCGGATCTGACTCTTACTCTTCGTTGTAGCGGTAACCGATCCCATACAGCGTCTCGATCGCCGCAAAGTCGGAATCCGCGCTGCGCATCTTTTTGCGCAGGCGTTTGATGTGGCTATCGATGGTGCGGTCATCCACATAGACCTGATCGTCATAGGCCACATCCATCAGCTGATCGCGGCTTTTGACGAAACCGGGCCGCTGGGCCAGCGCCTGCAGCAGGAGGAACTCGGTCACGGTGAGCGAGACATCCTTGCCCTTCCAGCTGACCGCATGACGCAGCGGGTCCATACGTAGGTTGCCGCGCTCCATGACCTTGGTCTCTGTAACCGCAGCGCCTTCTACCGCGTCGCCGTTGATTGCTTCCTGGCGCCGCAGCAGGGCACGGATGCGTTCGACCAGCAGGCGTTGCGAAAACGGTTTCTTGACGTAGTCATCCGCCCCCATGCGCAGACCGAGAACTTCGTCGATCTCATCGTCCTTGGAGGTGAGGAAGATCACCGGCATCTGCGATTTCTGCCGCAGACGCTGCAGCAGATCCATGCCGTCCATGCGCGGCATCTTGATGTCCAGCACGGCCATATCCGGAAGCTTCTTGTTAAAAGCATCCAGGGCGGCCTGACCGTCGTTGTAGGTTTCGACCTCGAACCCTTCTGCCTCCAGCGTCATAGCCACCGAAGTCAGGATGTTTCTGTCGTCGTCCACCAAAGCAATCTTTGACATTGAATGCGCCCCTAAATCACTGCTCAGCTTTTCGCTTTTTACATTCCTTAATCGCCCTTCTCAGGCTGCGAATCAATCCCCATTGGCGAATCACGGCACCTTTGGGCCGCAATTAAGGCAAAAATGTCTTAGCACTCACTGAAGAAAGCGCTTCCTTTTGGCGACAAAAAAAATGGTTGCGCTAAACGTTCACTTGATGGCGCTAACTGCGCCAAAGCGTCCTGTTCACCGTGTAAAACGTCATGTTAAGACCCGGCTCACCGGTGTCGCTACCGGTGAATTGCCCCACGGCGCGGCTTTAGATGTATGCGGCTTCAAGCAGCCGCCACAGGAGAAAGAACACATGGCATCAGGACGGGTGAACCCACAATTCCGCCTCGAAGATCAAGGTATCGAGGGTCTGGGCAATGTCCATTACAACCTGAT
This genomic stretch from Phaeobacter gallaeciensis harbors:
- a CDS encoding electron transfer flavoprotein subunit beta/FixA family protein → MKVLVPVKRVIDYNVKVRVKADGSGVDLANVKMSMNPFDEIAVEEAIRLKEAGKADEVVAVSIGVKQAQETLRTALAMGADRAILVVAADDVHTDIEPLAVAKILAKVVEEEQPGLVLAGKQAIDNDMNATGQMLSALLGWSQGTFASEVDIDGDSAKVTREVDGGLQTISVKMPAIVTVDLRLNEPRYASLPNIMKAKKKPLDEKTAADYGVDVSPRLEIVSTTEPQARSAGIMVGSVDELVAKLKEAGAV
- a CDS encoding electron transfer flavoprotein subunit alpha/FixB family protein: MAVLLLAEVNNGELAMDATAKAVSASKALGDVTVLCAGASAAAAGDAAAKIDGVAKVLVAEDASLGHRLAEPTAALIVSLAGDYSHIVAPATTDAKNVLPRVAALLDVMVISDVTAVVDADTFERPIYAGNAIQTVKSKDAKKVISFRTSTFDAAGEGGSAAVETTGAAENPGLSEWVEDKVAESDRPELTSAGVVVSGGRGVGSEEDFKLIEGLADKLGAAVGASRAAVDSGYAPNDWQVGQTGKVVAPELYVAVGISGAIQHLAGMKDSKIIVAINKDEEAPIFQVADYGLVADLFQAVPELTEKLG
- a CDS encoding DUF6473 family protein; protein product: MSYELQSVSTLSGGTCCYAGSRLQVRGPERDLNEPYIAFLGGTEVFGRFVAEPFPAVAESLLDVPCINLGGVNAGLDSFMSDDSLMRVAKESDIAVFQLLGAQNLSNKYYRVHPRRNDRFLQARPELKALFPEVDFTEFHFNKHLLTELKNVSEERFETLCLHLQSVWVSRMGDLITAMDGRLVLLWLRYNLGGVGMFGREPVLVDQAMVDSLRPLVKGVVELPVATAGLANDVMGMDMGPLDLPTARHMLGPKEHNRIGCATAEKLQGILGQRKAAG
- a CDS encoding 3-hydroxybutyryl-CoA dehydrogenase — its product is MEVKKIGVIGAGQMGNGIAHVMAVAGYDVVINDVNQTALDGAMSAIQKNLARQASRGKISEEDMNAALARITPTLALPDIGATDLVIEAATERETIKQAIFEDLQPHLQPHTILTSNTSSISITRLASRTDRPERFMGFHFMNPVPVMQLVELIRGIATDEETFTACQTVVERLGKTAASAEDFPAFIVNRILMPMINEAVYTLYEGVGSVKSIDESMKLGANHPMGPLELADFIGLDTCLAIMNVLHDGLADTKYRPCPLLTKYVEAGWLGRKTQRGFYDYRGETPVPTR
- a CDS encoding lysophospholipid acyltransferase family protein, with the protein product MADTAHDHDGGLKAESETGEVYDRRTLTYANSFDDRWTSLAIRAIEWFTGKLTILRMVKKFEKQNAQYRGQKFWRGALNVMGIDLLTPEEQIRNIPAEGPVVIVANHPHGMVDGMIFADLIGRIRLDYRILTRSVLTGLDEAATSFMIPVPFPHDPEAQRKMVEMRAKTMAHLKEGGVVALFPSGVVMSSDSWFGPAIEQEWNVFTAQLIRRSGARVVPIFFPGSNSRWYQIACRISPILRQGLLLHEIVRSCNKPQAPVVGEPLTDAQMERLHSDPRGFMAWLREHTLSLGSKTPTDDK
- a CDS encoding HPr family phosphocarrier protein, whose amino-acid sequence is MAVKTLKIINEKGLHARASAKLVEVVEGFDATAEVSKDGLSASGDSIMGLLMLAASKGTTIDVDTSGPDAEALAEALEALVADKFGEGY
- a CDS encoding PTS sugar transporter subunit IIA gives rise to the protein MIGIVIVAHGGLAREYLAAVEHVVGEQPNLRAITIAPDDDRDDKQREICIAADDVDTGDGVVIVTDLFGGSPSNLSLRACAPTDRRILYGANLPMLIKLAKSRHLPVADAVRQAMEAGRKYINSQNINPAGE
- the rapZ gene encoding RNase adapter RapZ; its protein translation is MPDVDPDAQPIVLVTGPSGAGRTTAINVLEDLGFEAIDNLPLRLLPILIEAAGVSAPMALGLDSRNRDFAPGALLDMIEMLAARQDAELTVLYLDARPDVLLRRYSETRRRHPLAPAETPEVGVAREQDLMAPIRERADMLLDTSEMNVHQLKAEIEHWFAPDGRSLALSVQSFSYKRGVPRSVDLVFDCRFLANPYWEEALRSLNGRDAAVQDYVKQDPLYDGFMARVVDMVRFLLPAFRSEGKSHLSIAFGCTGGQHRSVTLAETLAKTLAEDGQQVSIRHRELQR
- a CDS encoding HPr kinase/phosphorylase — protein: MVQDLSHCIHASCVALDGRGLLIRGASGSGKSALALHLMAYGAQLVADDRVLLTLHDGSVVARPPKATAGLIEARGLGILHAENTAQAAVCAIVDLDRLADGRLPAQSAETILGLDLPVIHRVEATHFAPALLQYLKCGALNPDA
- a CDS encoding sensor histidine kinase, which encodes MRDTGSTPPPSGEDVVLGDDWVAPEQTVTEEMQVRRASRGVFSLKGSPLTRKIITFNLIALIILVAGILYLNSSRQSLVRQKAGALVSEATLIANVFEAELPAVGGVSFATGDGIDAEGTLSGISLRGGVEAMVFDASGTLIASVTGVARSDALNALNENQKGKTLISDGLSALWSAAGSVFKSGENTADAGLTLEAQLGRLAEHTLGAGATVDTAVDTRGGTVFSAAAPILHNGQVIGVVALASPIGEIDALVRGERERVLQMFVVALLVSVGLSLVLASTIANPLADLAEAAESGRDRDARKSHPGRVRIPDLSARPDEIGRLSRALRGMVKALYSRIDSNEQFAADVAHEIKNPLASLQSAVGTLRMVKREDQREKLMEVIEHDVRRLDRLVSDISNASRLDAELVKEEEEEFDLLTMLGNLNQFLGEDARSKGIDYIADLPPQPIMLQGLEARLAQVFVNLITNAISFCEDGDAIRVWARRRANRVLIVVEDTGPGIPEQALSNIFKRFYSQRPEEHFGNNSGLGLAISKQIVEAHGGVIWAENIRPTEADITSEPLGARFVVGLPV
- a CDS encoding response regulator transcription factor; this translates as MSKIALVDDDRNILTSVAMTLEAEGFEVETYNDGQAALDAFNKKLPDMAVLDIKMPRMDGMDLLQRLRQKSQMPVIFLTSKDDEIDEVLGLRMGADDYVKKPFSQRLLVERIRALLRRQEAINGDAVEGAAVTETKVMERGNLRMDPLRHAVSWKGKDVSLTVTEFLLLQALAQRPGFVKSRDQLMDVAYDDQVYVDDRTIDSHIKRLRKKMRSADSDFAAIETLYGIGYRYNEE